A region from the Triticum aestivum cultivar Chinese Spring chromosome 3D, IWGSC CS RefSeq v2.1, whole genome shotgun sequence genome encodes:
- the LOC123075202 gene encoding histone deacetylase HDT3 isoform X3 — MKFWGVEVKPGQTVYCDPGEGRVVHLTQVALGEAEKGSVGILVSAKIGDQKGAIGTLSAENHPHIPCDLIFEKQFELSHSSKTASVFACGYKIFVPICESDSSELDSSEFDSSESDSSESDSSEDEVETVNNQVTNRIVGNVVKPPTTKDDKKVTDKPDSGEDDSDFSSDSDDYADDGYSSLDTDSEEDGTGSEEMDTSSKEEDKDSPKTEDGKKAVAETALKTPASDDTSSKEGSGDEENKNTPKPEDGKKTAAETALKTPASTASSGPCALQPEDGEKTVAAETDLKTPASDDTSNKEDTNDQEDKSTPKPEVGGKRAAETALETPAPDKKAKIETPSGQDADDKKTVHVATPHPAKQADKAPAGNSKQNLKSKYVGGAHACKSCSRTFGSVSALQSHEKAKHA; from the exons ATGAAGTTCTGGG GTGTGGAAGTGAAGCCGGGACAGACAGTTTATTGCGACCCTGGTGAAGGGCGTGTTGTTCATCTCACACAG GTTGCCCTGGGTGAAGCAGAGAAAGGAAGTGTCGGCATACTAGTATCTGCTAAAATTGGTGATCAAAAGGGGGCCATTGGAACTCTGTCGGCTGAAAATCACCCTCATATTCCTTGTGATTTGATCTTTGAGAAACAGTTTGAGCTATCACACAGTTCAAAAACTGCCAGTGTGTTTGCGTGTGGTTACAAGATTTTTGTGCCTATCTGCGAGTCTGATTCTAGCGAGCTTGATTCTAGCGAGTTTGATTCCAGTGAGTCTGATTCCAGCGAGTCTGATTCTAGCGAAGATGAAGTGGAAACTGTAAACAATCAAGTGACCAATCGTATTGTCG GCAATGTGGTAAAGCCTCCAACAACAAAGGATGATAAAAAGGTTACAGATAAACCTGACAGTGGTGAGGATGATAGTGACTTTTCTTCAGATTCAGATGAT TATGCCGATGATGGGTACAGTAGCTTAGATACCGATTCTGAAGAGGACGGTACCGGTAGTGAAGAGATGGATACCAGTAGCAAAGAGGAGGACAAAGACAGTCCTAAG ACTGAGGATGGCAAGAAGGCGGTGGCCGAGACTGCCTTGAAGACACCTGCCTCTGACGATACCAGTAGCAAAGAGGGTTCAGGTGATGAGGAAAACAAGAACACTCCTAAG CCCGAGGATGGCAAGAAGACGGCGGCCGAGACTGCCTTGAAGACACCTGCCTCGACAGCATCATCTGGCCCTTGTGCACTACAGCCCGAGGATGGCGAGAAGACGGTGGCCGCCGAGACTGACTTGAAGACACCTGCCTCTGACGATACCAGTAACAAGGAGGATACAAATGATCAGGAAGACAAAAGCACTCCTAAG CCTGAGGTTGGCGGGAAGAGGGCGGCCGAAACCGCCTTGGAGACGCCTGCTCCTGACAAGAAGGCAAAGATTGAAACACCATCTGGCCAGGACGCCG ATGACAAGAAGACTGTCCATGTGGCAACTCCCCATCCAGCAAAGCAGGCCGACAAGGCGCCTGCAGGGAACAGCAAGCAAAACCTCAAGTCCAAATATGTCGGCGGCGCCCACGCCTGCAAGTCGTGCAGCAG GACATTCGGCAGTGTTTCAGCGCTCcaatcgcatgagaaggccaagcacgcTTGA
- the LOC123075202 gene encoding histone deacetylase HDT3 isoform X2 has protein sequence MKFWGVEVKPGQTVYCDPGEGRVVHLTQVALGEAEKGSVGILVSAKIGDQKGAIGTLSAENHPHIPCDLIFEKQFELSHSSKTASVFACGYKIFVPICESDSSELDSSEFDSSESDSSESDSSEDEVETVNNQVTNRIVGNVVKPPTTKDDKKVTDKPDSGEDDSDFSSDSDDYADDGYSSLDTDSEEDGTGSEEMDTSSKEEDKDSPKTEDGKKAVAETALKTPASDDTSSKEGSGDEENKNTPKPEDGKKTAAETALKTPASTASSGPCALQPEDGEKTVAAETDLKTPASDDTSNKEDTNDQEDKSTPKMTRRLSMWQLPIQQSRPTRRLQGTASKTSSPNMSAAPTPASRAAGHSAVFQRSNRMRRPSTLELLLVTTCC, from the exons ATGAAGTTCTGGG GTGTGGAAGTGAAGCCGGGACAGACAGTTTATTGCGACCCTGGTGAAGGGCGTGTTGTTCATCTCACACAG GTTGCCCTGGGTGAAGCAGAGAAAGGAAGTGTCGGCATACTAGTATCTGCTAAAATTGGTGATCAAAAGGGGGCCATTGGAACTCTGTCGGCTGAAAATCACCCTCATATTCCTTGTGATTTGATCTTTGAGAAACAGTTTGAGCTATCACACAGTTCAAAAACTGCCAGTGTGTTTGCGTGTGGTTACAAGATTTTTGTGCCTATCTGCGAGTCTGATTCTAGCGAGCTTGATTCTAGCGAGTTTGATTCCAGTGAGTCTGATTCCAGCGAGTCTGATTCTAGCGAAGATGAAGTGGAAACTGTAAACAATCAAGTGACCAATCGTATTGTCG GCAATGTGGTAAAGCCTCCAACAACAAAGGATGATAAAAAGGTTACAGATAAACCTGACAGTGGTGAGGATGATAGTGACTTTTCTTCAGATTCAGATGAT TATGCCGATGATGGGTACAGTAGCTTAGATACCGATTCTGAAGAGGACGGTACCGGTAGTGAAGAGATGGATACCAGTAGCAAAGAGGAGGACAAAGACAGTCCTAAG ACTGAGGATGGCAAGAAGGCGGTGGCCGAGACTGCCTTGAAGACACCTGCCTCTGACGATACCAGTAGCAAAGAGGGTTCAGGTGATGAGGAAAACAAGAACACTCCTAAG CCCGAGGATGGCAAGAAGACGGCGGCCGAGACTGCCTTGAAGACACCTGCCTCGACAGCATCATCTGGCCCTTGTGCACTACAGCCCGAGGATGGCGAGAAGACGGTGGCCGCCGAGACTGACTTGAAGACACCTGCCTCTGACGATACCAGTAACAAGGAGGATACAAATGATCAGGAAGACAAAAGCACTCCTAAG ATGACAAGAAGACTGTCCATGTGGCAACTCCCCATCCAGCAAAGCAGGCCGACAAGGCGCCTGCAGGGAACAGCAAGCAAAACCTCAAGTCCAAATATGTCGGCGGCGCCCACGCCTGCAAGTCGTGCAGCAG GACATTCGGCAGTGTTTCAGCGCTCcaatcgcatgagaaggccaagcacgcTTGAGCTGCTGCTGGTGACAACATGTTGCTGA
- the LOC123075202 gene encoding histone deacetylase HDT3 isoform X1: protein MKFWGVEVKPGQTVYCDPGEGRVVHLTQVALGEAEKGSVGILVSAKIGDQKGAIGTLSAENHPHIPCDLIFEKQFELSHSSKTASVFACGYKIFVPICESDSSELDSSEFDSSESDSSESDSSEDEVETVNNQVTNRIVGNVVKPPTTKDDKKVTDKPDSGEDDSDFSSDSDDYADDGYSSLDTDSEEDGTGSEEMDTSSKEEDKDSPKTEDGKKAVAETALKTPASDDTSSKEGSGDEENKNTPKPEDGKKTAAETALKTPASTASSGPCALQPEDGEKTVAAETDLKTPASDDTSNKEDTNDQEDKSTPKPEVGGKRAAETALETPAPDKKAKIETPSGQDAGAVVRTVFNQLNPHLLQMTRRLSMWQLPIQQSRPTRRLQGTASKTSSPNMSAAPTPASRAAGHSAVFQRSNRMRRPSTLELLLVTTCC, encoded by the exons ATGAAGTTCTGGG GTGTGGAAGTGAAGCCGGGACAGACAGTTTATTGCGACCCTGGTGAAGGGCGTGTTGTTCATCTCACACAG GTTGCCCTGGGTGAAGCAGAGAAAGGAAGTGTCGGCATACTAGTATCTGCTAAAATTGGTGATCAAAAGGGGGCCATTGGAACTCTGTCGGCTGAAAATCACCCTCATATTCCTTGTGATTTGATCTTTGAGAAACAGTTTGAGCTATCACACAGTTCAAAAACTGCCAGTGTGTTTGCGTGTGGTTACAAGATTTTTGTGCCTATCTGCGAGTCTGATTCTAGCGAGCTTGATTCTAGCGAGTTTGATTCCAGTGAGTCTGATTCCAGCGAGTCTGATTCTAGCGAAGATGAAGTGGAAACTGTAAACAATCAAGTGACCAATCGTATTGTCG GCAATGTGGTAAAGCCTCCAACAACAAAGGATGATAAAAAGGTTACAGATAAACCTGACAGTGGTGAGGATGATAGTGACTTTTCTTCAGATTCAGATGAT TATGCCGATGATGGGTACAGTAGCTTAGATACCGATTCTGAAGAGGACGGTACCGGTAGTGAAGAGATGGATACCAGTAGCAAAGAGGAGGACAAAGACAGTCCTAAG ACTGAGGATGGCAAGAAGGCGGTGGCCGAGACTGCCTTGAAGACACCTGCCTCTGACGATACCAGTAGCAAAGAGGGTTCAGGTGATGAGGAAAACAAGAACACTCCTAAG CCCGAGGATGGCAAGAAGACGGCGGCCGAGACTGCCTTGAAGACACCTGCCTCGACAGCATCATCTGGCCCTTGTGCACTACAGCCCGAGGATGGCGAGAAGACGGTGGCCGCCGAGACTGACTTGAAGACACCTGCCTCTGACGATACCAGTAACAAGGAGGATACAAATGATCAGGAAGACAAAAGCACTCCTAAG CCTGAGGTTGGCGGGAAGAGGGCGGCCGAAACCGCCTTGGAGACGCCTGCTCCTGACAAGAAGGCAAAGATTGAAACACCATCTGGCCAGGACGCCGGTGCGGTCGTAAGAACAGTTTTTAACCAACTAAATCCCCATTTACTTCAGATGACAAGAAGACTGTCCATGTGGCAACTCCCCATCCAGCAAAGCAGGCCGACAAGGCGCCTGCAGGGAACAGCAAGCAAAACCTCAAGTCCAAATATGTCGGCGGCGCCCACGCCTGCAAGTCGTGCAGCAG GACATTCGGCAGTGTTTCAGCGCTCcaatcgcatgagaaggccaagcacgcTTGAGCTGCTGCTGGTGACAACATGTTGCTGA